The following are encoded together in the Culex pipiens pallens isolate TS chromosome 1, TS_CPP_V2, whole genome shotgun sequence genome:
- the LOC120412926 gene encoding probable alpha-aspartyl dipeptidase isoform X1, with product MSSKTFPFLIVSLLLITTAHSDPRHRSMNALLRMGKRQIFLMSSSAVHGYEYLQHAESDLRAYFGKNNVKKVLFIPYALSNHDAYTEKVGTVLKRWGFDCEGIHRQSDPVQAVNEAQAIYIGGGNTFLLLKSLYDNALVEPIRDRVLNGSVPYVGSSAGTNVATRSIQTTNDMPIIFPPTFDALALVPFNINPHYLDPEVGGTHKGETREERIVQFHELNEAPVLGLREGSTLLVDGDRATLIGVNKARLFRRGQEPQEFESGSDFSFLMK from the exons atgtcctctaaaacgttCCCATTCCTAATCGTGTCGCTTCTTCTCATAACCACAGCTCACTCCGACCCCCGGCACCGCTCTATGAACGCACTCCTCAGGATGGGCAAGCGACAGATCTTTCTGATGTCCTCGTCGGCCGTGCACGGGTACGAGTATCTGCAGCACGCCGAGTCCGACCTGCGGGCGTATTTTGGCAA GAACAACGTCAAGAAGGTGCTCTTCATTCCGTACGCCCTGTCGAACCACGACGCGTACACCGAAAAGGTCGGAACCGTCCTGAAGCGGTGGGGCTTCGACTGCGAGGGCATCCACCGTCAGTCGGACCCGGTCCAGGCCGTGAACGAGGCCCAAGCGATCTACATCGGCGGCGGCAACACCTTCCTCCTGCTCAAGTCCCTGTACGACAACGCACTGGTGGAACCGATCCGGGACCGTGTCCTGAACGGGTCCGTCCCATACGTGGGCAGTTCGGCCGGAACGAACGTCGCGACGCGCTCGATCCAGACGACCAACGACATGCCGATCATCTTCCCGCCGACCTTTGACGCGCTCGCGCTGGTGCCGTTCAACATCAACCCGCACTATCTGGACCCGGAGGTGGGCGGAACGCACAAGGGAGAAACGCGCGAGGAACGGATCGTGCAGTTTCACGAGTTGAACGAAGCGCCGGTGTTGGGGCTGCGCGAGGGATCGACCCTGCTGGTGGACGGCGATCGGGCGACGCTCATTGGTGTTAATAAGGCGCGCCTGTTTCGACGCGGCCAGGAACCGCAGGAGTTTGAGAGTGGATCCGATTTTAGCTTTTTGATGAAGTAG
- the LOC120412926 gene encoding probable alpha-aspartyl dipeptidase isoform X2: MNALLRMGKRQIFLMSSSAVHGYEYLQHAESDLRAYFGKNNVKKVLFIPYALSNHDAYTEKVGTVLKRWGFDCEGIHRQSDPVQAVNEAQAIYIGGGNTFLLLKSLYDNALVEPIRDRVLNGSVPYVGSSAGTNVATRSIQTTNDMPIIFPPTFDALALVPFNINPHYLDPEVGGTHKGETREERIVQFHELNEAPVLGLREGSTLLVDGDRATLIGVNKARLFRRGQEPQEFESGSDFSFLMK, translated from the exons ATGAACGCACTCCTCAGGATGGGCAAGCGACAGATCTTTCTGATGTCCTCGTCGGCCGTGCACGGGTACGAGTATCTGCAGCACGCCGAGTCCGACCTGCGGGCGTATTTTGGCAA GAACAACGTCAAGAAGGTGCTCTTCATTCCGTACGCCCTGTCGAACCACGACGCGTACACCGAAAAGGTCGGAACCGTCCTGAAGCGGTGGGGCTTCGACTGCGAGGGCATCCACCGTCAGTCGGACCCGGTCCAGGCCGTGAACGAGGCCCAAGCGATCTACATCGGCGGCGGCAACACCTTCCTCCTGCTCAAGTCCCTGTACGACAACGCACTGGTGGAACCGATCCGGGACCGTGTCCTGAACGGGTCCGTCCCATACGTGGGCAGTTCGGCCGGAACGAACGTCGCGACGCGCTCGATCCAGACGACCAACGACATGCCGATCATCTTCCCGCCGACCTTTGACGCGCTCGCGCTGGTGCCGTTCAACATCAACCCGCACTATCTGGACCCGGAGGTGGGCGGAACGCACAAGGGAGAAACGCGCGAGGAACGGATCGTGCAGTTTCACGAGTTGAACGAAGCGCCGGTGTTGGGGCTGCGCGAGGGATCGACCCTGCTGGTGGACGGCGATCGGGCGACGCTCATTGGTGTTAATAAGGCGCGCCTGTTTCGACGCGGCCAGGAACCGCAGGAGTTTGAGAGTGGATCCGATTTTAGCTTTTTGATGAAGTAG